Proteins from one Ranitomeya variabilis isolate aRanVar5 chromosome 1, aRanVar5.hap1, whole genome shotgun sequence genomic window:
- the LOC143793769 gene encoding uncharacterized protein LOC143793769 — MYFRDFQGNLMVSRRDDDLIDNDLLISLVQERVPLWDSRDPLHSINTTLRRLWNEVAQALWDGWDNAPPRVRSAFVDKVRTRWRSMKDRFNKDLRQESRAASGSGARIRPYKYHRVLSFLRPVLAQRATHSTTVEPGSGAVLQPAATDPSQPSSSAAAGGPSTLTGDQGAGPSGIPLSQSSSTAPFFLGSSRQRQRASDRSIMPEFLHLSSVLHEAIKALGDRMDVSHNLLNCRIQEVTKRLDQRYDGKA; from the exons atgtatttcagagattttcaaGGAAACCTCATG gtttcacgacgggacgatgaccttattgacaacgacctcctaataagcctggtccaggagcgagttccattgtgggacagccgggatccactgcattcgatcaacaccactctccgacgtctgtggaatgaggtggcccaagcgttgtgggatggatgggacaatgccccgccacgggtccgtagtgcatttg tggacaaagtcagaacacgttggcgttccatgaaggaccgcttcaacaaggacctgcgccaagagagtcgtgctgccagtggttcaggagcaaggatcagaccgtacaagtatcatcgcgtgctgtcatttttaagaccggtccttgcccagagagc cacacacagcacgactgtcgagccaggttctggagcggtccttcagccggcagccacggacccgtcccagccatccagcagcgcagcagcaggtgggccttccacactaactggagaccagggagctggcccgtcaggtattcccctttcccagtcctcttccactgcccccttttttttgggctcatcccggcagcgacagagggcttcggacaggtcaatcatgcccgagtttttgcacttgagctcggttttacacgaagcaatcaaggctttaggtgaccgaatggatgtttctcataacctcttgaattgccgtatccaggaggtcaccaaaagacttgatcaa